GAAGCGGATATTCCCCTGGAACACGTCCGGAAGGGCGACCGTCTCCGGGTCAGGCCCGGCGAGAAGATCCCGGTTGACGGCATTGTGGTCGAGGGAGCCAGCAGCGTGGATGAGTCGATGATCTCGGGCGAGCCGATCCCGGTTGAAAAAGGTCCCGGCGATCCGGTGGTCGGGGCCACGGTGAACGGCACCGGATCCCTTATTATGCTGGCCGACAAGGTCGGTTCAGAGACCCTGCTTGCCCGGATCGTCCAGATGGTGGCCGCGGCCCAGCGGAGCCGGGCCCCCATCCAGAAGCTGGCTGATATCGTTTCCAGCTATTTCGTGCCCGCGGTTATCGCCATTGCCGCGCTTACCTTTGTCGTCTGGCTGCTGGTCGGGCCGGAGCCGCGGCTTACCCATGCGCTTATCGCCGCGGTCTCGGTATTGATCATTGCCTGCCCCTGCGCCCTGGGACTGGCCACGCCCATGTCGATCATGGTCGCCACTGGCAAGGGCGCCACCATGGGGGTGCTTTTCAGGAATGCCGAGGCCATTGAAATCCTGCGCAAGGTCAATACCCTGGTGGTGGACAAGACCGGCACCCTGACCGAGGGCAGGCCGAAATTGACCGATGTGGTACCGGCCGTTGGTTTTACTGAAAAGGAACTGCTGAAACTTGCCGCTTCCCTGGAAAAGGGCAGCGAGCATCCGCTGGCAGCCGCCATTGTCGAGGGCGCCGGCCAAAGGGGGGTCAGGGCCGGCGCGGTAACGGATTTCTCCTCCATTACCGGCAAGGGTGTTGCCGGGCTGATGGATGATAAAAAGATACTGCTCGGCAATAAAAAACTGCTTGATGACTTTTCCATCGATCCCGGTGAACTGGCCGACCTTGCCGAACAGATGCGGGGTGAGGGCAAGACCGTCATGTTTGTGGCAAGGGACAACTCGGTTGCCGGTCTGGTGGCGGTTGCCGACCCGATCAAGGAGACAACCCCCGAGGCGGTCAGGCAATTGCACCGGGAAAACATCCGGATCATCATGCTGACCGGCGATAACAAGGCCACGGCCGAGGCAGTGGCTGCAAAGCTCGACATCGACGGGGTGGTGGCCGAGGTGCTGCCCGATGAAAAGGCCAATGTGGTCAAGGAGTTTCAGGAAAAAGGCGACATAGTGGCCATGGCCGGCGACGGCATCAATGATGCTCCGGCCCTGGCCCAGGCCCAGGTCGGCATTGCCATGGGCACCGGCACCGACGTGGCCATGGAGTCCGCCGGGGTCACCCTGGTCAAAGGCGATCTCATCGGCATTGTCCGGGCCCGCCGACTCAGCCGGGTCACCATGAACAATATCAAGCAGAACCTGTTTTTCGCCTTTATCTATAACTCGCTGGGGGTGCCGGTGGCGGCCGGAGTATTGTATCCGGTTTTCGGGGTGTTGTTAAGTCCGATTATTGCTGCGGCAGCCATGAGTTTCAGCTCTGTGTCGGTTATCGCCAATGCGCTCAGGCTGAAGACAGTGAAGGTGTAACGCGGTGATATGTTTTCATTTCACGATTTTTATATTATAAGATGTGGCCTGTACGCAGTCAGTGCCGTTGATTCAGTTAGATCGGAAGAAAGTTTATCGGTTATCCATGAAAGTCATTCTTGCCAAAAATGCCGGTTTCTGCATGGGGGTGCGCCGGGCGGTGGAAACCACCCTGGATGTCATCAACCATGAGCCGGGCAGCGTGGCCACCTTTGGTCCGTTGATCCATAACCCGCAGGTGTTGGGCCTGCTGGAGGAACGCGGGGTCCGGATTCTTAAGGATATTCCGGAACAGCAGTCCGGCACCGTGGTCATCCGGGCCCACGGGGTGCCGCCCGAGCAGAAAAAGAAACTCCAGGCGATCGGCGCCCGGGTCAAGGACGCCACCTGCCCCCATGTGGTAAAGGTGCAGGTGATCATCAAGAAGTATCGCCGCCAGGGCTATGGCACGGTGATCATCGGCGACCGCAACCATGCCGAGGTGGAAGGGCTGATCGGCTATGCCGGGGCGGCCGGCCATGTGATCAGCTGCCGGGCGGATATCAACGGTTTGACTCTGACCGGTCCCTATATCATTGTCAGCCAGACCACCCAGGACCCCACCGTATTTGCTGCATTGAGCGAGCAGATTCTCGAGCGGTTCCCCAACGGCGAGGTCTTTAAAACCATCTGCGATTCCACCCATCAGCGCCAGGGCGAGGTACG
This genomic stretch from Desulfobacterales bacterium harbors:
- a CDS encoding heavy metal translocating P-type ATPase, which translates into the protein MDTDHDSRTGSCCHPDPDDGSEYRDPVCGMTTDDPDAYQPYDHNGRTYYFCSDHCLTKFKNDPGSFTPGGHDTGPLPGKPAGPGSHSETPNSTSQAQTYTCPMDPEIIRDQPGACPKCGMALEPMTPVIPASRTEYTCPMHPEIVRPGPDNCPKCGMALEPRDVAVDEQEANPEYADMKNRFVVAGILSVPLVLIAMRTMIPGLGVLDTLASARTYEWLELILATPVVIWGGWPFYVRAWQSVINRSLNMFTLIGLGVSMAYIYSLVAVYFPDLFPAAMRGPDGTVGVYFEAAAVIVTLILLGQVLELRARSQTGAAIKALLGLAPKTARKINDDDTEADIPLEHVRKGDRLRVRPGEKIPVDGIVVEGASSVDESMISGEPIPVEKGPGDPVVGATVNGTGSLIMLADKVGSETLLARIVQMVAAAQRSRAPIQKLADIVSSYFVPAVIAIAALTFVVWLLVGPEPRLTHALIAAVSVLIIACPCALGLATPMSIMVATGKGATMGVLFRNAEAIEILRKVNTLVVDKTGTLTEGRPKLTDVVPAVGFTEKELLKLAASLEKGSEHPLAAAIVEGAGQRGVRAGAVTDFSSITGKGVAGLMDDKKILLGNKKLLDDFSIDPGELADLAEQMRGEGKTVMFVARDNSVAGLVAVADPIKETTPEAVRQLHRENIRIIMLTGDNKATAEAVAAKLDIDGVVAEVLPDEKANVVKEFQEKGDIVAMAGDGINDAPALAQAQVGIAMGTGTDVAMESAGVTLVKGDLIGIVRARRLSRVTMNNIKQNLFFAFIYNSLGVPVAAGVLYPVFGVLLSPIIAAAAMSFSSVSVIANALRLKTVKV